A DNA window from Molothrus ater isolate BHLD 08-10-18 breed brown headed cowbird chromosome 2, BPBGC_Mater_1.1, whole genome shotgun sequence contains the following coding sequences:
- the LOC118685419 gene encoding epidermal differentiation-specific protein-like: MGKIVIYEHANFQGMSKEFTTDISNLKDADWNDIVSSVKVIGQPWVAYEHADYRGRFLVFEEGEYSFVGKEMNDKISSLQVITENLHNPQITLYEHIDYQGKSRIIREATNLAAGYDNDIVSSHKVQRGVWLLCEHSDGSGFQYLAREHEHFPNYKAIDFNDKLSFLRPLRPGCGC; the protein is encoded by the coding sequence ATGGGCAAAATCGTCATTTATGAGCATGCCAACTTCCAGGGCATGTCCAAAGAATTCACCACTGACATTTCCAATCTAAAAGATGCAGATTGGAATGATATTGTCTCCTCAGTGAAAGTAATTGGCCAGCCTTGGGTGGCTTATGAGCATGCAGACTACAGAGGTCGATTTCTGGTGTTTGAGGAGGGAGAATATAGCTTTGTGGGTAAAGAGATGAATGACAAGatcagctctctgcaggtgaTCACTGAAAATCTGCACAATCCCCAGATCACTCTCTACGAACACATTGATTATCAAGGGAAGAGCAGAATAATAAGAGAAGCAACCAACCTGGCTGCAGGATATGACAATGACATCGTGTCTTCCCACAAAGTCCAGCGAGGTGTCTGgctgctgtgtgagcacagtgATGGAAGTGGCTTTCAATACCTTGCCCGAGAGCACGAACACTTTCCAAACTACAAGGCAATCGATTTCAACGACAAGCTCTCCTTCCTGCGCCCCCTGcgccctggctgtggctgttaG